Sequence from the Acidobacteriota bacterium genome:
CCCGGCCGCGACGGCATGGAAGTGGCCGGCCGCGGCATCCTGCACCTGGCGGTGCTCATGGAGACCATGCGGCGCGAGGGGTACGAGTTCCAGGTGGGCCGTCCCCAGGTGATCCTCCGCCAGGAGGAGAGCCGCGTGCTCGAGCCCGTGGAGCACGCCGTGGTGGAGGTGCCCGCCGAGTATGCCGGCAAGGTCATCGAGCTCTTCGGCGGCCGCGGCGGCGAGATGACCGAGATGGTCCAGGGACCCGAGGGGGTCCACCTGGAGTTCAAGATTTCCACCCGGGGCCTGATGGGGCTGCGCACGCGCCTGCTCAACGCCACCCGCGGCGAGGCGACGCTCCACCACCGGTTCCTGGATTACGGGACCCACCGCGGCGACGTGGGCGCCCGCCCCAACGGCTCCATGATCGCCATGAGCACCGACAAGGCGGCCGCCTACGCCCTGAACGGACTCCAGCCCCGCGGCCGGCTCTTCGTGGGGCCCGGCGAGATGTGCTACGAGGGGATGATCGTGGGCGAGCACGCCAAGGACAACGACCTGGTGGTGAACGTCGCCCGGGCCAAGCAGCAGACCAACATGCGCGCCTCGACGGCGGACAAGGCAATCCTCCTTGCCCCGCCCGCCACCTTCACTCTCGAGGAGGCGCTCGAGTACATCGAGGACGACGAGCTGGTGGAGATCACCCCGCAAAACATCCGCCTGCGCAAGCGCCTGTTGGACGAGAACGACCGCAAGAAGGCACGCAGCCAGCGGTCGGCCGAGGCTGCGTCGGTCCCGTCCCGGCGCGAGCCCATCCCCGCGTGAGTCGGGACGCCCCAAGCCTGCGTGGAACGTTTCAGACAATTTGCCGCACCCCGGCGTCACGCGGTTCGGTGGCGCGCGGGATGCATTCGGACAGCGGTCGGCGGACGTCGGGAACCAAGTTGGAATCCGGGTGTAATCACGGCCAATCGTACGCCGCCATGACCGAGCGGACAGGTTGGGATATGGAGAAGCCAGGATGAAGCTGCTGGAGGTACTGGGCACGCTGGGCGCAGTCTATGGCGCCTGCCTGGCGCTGGCAGTCGCCGTGCTCGTCACCGTCATGGCTATCACCCACGACTGGAGCGCGGCGCCCACCGGCACGGCCATGATGGCCATGCTGTACGGACTTGCCGGGACGTTCCTGCTCGCCGACGTCGCCGTCTTCCTGTATTTGCGGCACCGGCGGCTCAGGCTGGGCTGGAACCTGTCCGCCACCGCCGCCCTGGGTTCGATGCTGACGGCATTCTGGCTGATCCTGGCGTTCCTCAGCCTGGTCATTTTCAACCGGTAGGGGGACATCGCGGACGACACGCGCCGGCCGATCTCTGTCCACCGGCTTCTCCGGTGGTTATTCCAGCCGGCATGGACAACCAAATCTTAACAATATCTTAATGGTTAACTAACACAAAAACAACCACTTCTCAATTAGACTCTTATTTTCGATCAACAGATTAATTGACCTGGACGGTGGAATTCTCTATGCTACCCGACGAACGACCGATACCGCAGACCCTTGAGGACGCCATGGCCGGCAATCTGGAACAATCCCTGCAGCGCGACATCGACCGCATCCGGGAGCGCATCACCGAGATGTCGCAGCGCGTGGGCCGGGCCCTGCGCGACGCCGTCAAGGCGCTCGAAACGCGGAACCATCAGATGGCCTACGCGGTCATCTTGCGCGACCAGTACATCGACGAGCAGGAGAAGGAAATCGACCGGCTGATCCTGGAGTTCATCCTCCGCCAGCAGCCGGTGGCCGGTCATCTGCGGTTCGCGTACAGCGCCATCAAGATCAACGCCGATCTCGAGCGGGTCGGCGACTACGCCGAGAGCATCGCCCGCCAGGCCCTCAAGTTCGACCAGCCGCTGCCGGAGTCGATCCAGGGGCGGATCCTGGAGCTGGCCGACATGGCCATTCCCATGCTGCACGACGCCATCCGCGCGTTCACCGGGCAGGACACCAATGTGGCCAAGCGGACCATCGAGGTGGAGGACACCGTTGACGCGCTGCGCTCCCGCCAGCTCTCCGAGCTCGTCAAGCTCCACCACGACGGGCAGATCACCTACGAGACCCTCGATCCGCTGGCCGCGGTGGTGCGTCGGCTGGAGCGGGTCTCGGACCAGGCCCGAGACATCTGCATGGAAGTACTGTACATGTGCACGGGCGAGTACGCCAAGCATCCCGGCTCGGATGTCTTCCGCGTGCTCTTTGTTGACCAGCACAATTCATGCCGCAGCCGCCTGGCCGAGGCCGTCGCCCAGGCGCTGGGTTTGCCCGATTTCACGTTCAGCTCCGCCGGTCTTGAACCGCATCCCATCGATCCGACCACCGCAGCGTTCATGGCCGGCAAGGGCTTCGATCTGTCCCACTCGCCGCCCAAGGCCATCTACCAGGTGCCGAACCTCGACCACTACCAGGTGATCGTGATCCTGGCGCCCGAGTCGAAGAAGGCGTTCCCGGAGCAGCCGCAGAAGGTCGTGTACCTGGACTGGAGCGTCGACGATCCATCCAAGGCCACGGGCACCCCCGAACAGATCCAGGCGGCCTACGAGCGGACGTACCAGTTCATCCAGCAGCACGTCCACGACCTGGTGCAGGCCATCCTGGGACGCAACCAGACCGAATCGAAATAATCATCCTCCGGAGAAACAGATCATGATGGGACAACCAGTTTCTGGCACCCGGCTCGACCACCTGACCCGGACGATCACAGCGGCCGCCCTGTTGGCCGCGATCGCCGTCCTGGCCGCCTGCGGCGGCGGCGCCGGCGGCCCGCAACCCCAGACCACCACCATCCAGAACAAGGGCTCCGACACCATGGTCAATGTGGCCCAGGCCTGGGCCGAGGCGTACAAGCGGGCGGCGCCGGCAGTGGATGTCGAGGTCTCGGGCGGCGGCTCCGGCGTCGGGATCGCGGCGCTCATCCGCGGCACCGTGGATATTGCCACCTCCAGCCGCAACATGAAGCCGGAGGAGATCGAGCAGGCCAGGCGGAACACCGGCCAGACGCCGAAGGAGATCATCGTCGGCTACGACGCCCTGGCCGTCTACGTGCACCGGAGCAATCCCCTCGAGGCCATCAGCACCGAGCAGCTGGCCGAGATCTTCGGCGAGGGAGGCGCCACGGTGAACTGGGCGCAGCTCGGTGTCGCGATACCCGGCGTCACCGACGACACCATCGTGCGGGTGAGCCGTCAGTCGAGTTCCGGCACCTACGAGTTCTTCCGCGACCACGTGCTGGGGAAACGCGATTTCAAGCTGGGCTCCCGCGATATGAACGGATCGAAGGAAGTGGTGGAGCTCATCGGCAGCACGCCAACCGCCATCGGCTACAGCGGCATGGGCTATGCCACCCCGGCGGTGAAGATGTTGCGCATCTCCGCTCAGACCGGCGGGGAGGCCTTCCCGCCCAGCGTCGAAAACACCCTGAACAAGACCTATCCGCTGGCGCGCTCGCTGCAGCTCTACACCCTGGGCGAGCCGCAAGGGGCGGTGAAAGCATACATCGACTGGATCCTCTCCGACGCCGGGCAGCAGATCCTCGCGGAGAGCGGCTACGTGCCGCTGCCGCCCGAGCAGCGTCACCCGTAGGGCCGGGACCGCGCCGCCGGCGGGCGTTCCCGGCCGCGGTTGCACCCGCGGCCCATCACCGGAGTCCAGCAGCGGAAACAGTCAGGCATCGCATATGGCACCCACATCCTCCACCGGCGCAGCCGCCCCGCCCCGCCCGATCCGCTCCCGCCGCGCGGTGTGGGGCGAGCGAGGCATCGAGCTTCTGATCTACGCCAGCGGCATGAGCGCCATCGTTTTCATCCTGGCCATCCTGTTCTTCATCTTCCGCGAGGCCGCGCCGGTGCTGTTCAGCGACCGGTTCTCGCTGACGCAGTTCCTCTTCAGCACCGAGTGGTACCCCACGTCGGTTTCCAACGTGCGCTACGGCACCCTGGCGCTGTCCGCTGGGACACTGGCCGTCACCGTGCTGGCCATGGTTCTGGCCGTCCCGTTCGGGGTCGGCGGCGCGGTCTTCCTGTCCCAGTTCTGCGGCCCGCGCCTGCGGGAGACGCTCAAGATCATCATCGAGCTGCTGGCGGCCATTCCGAGCGTGGTGTGGGGCTTCATCGGGCTGACGGTGATGAGCCGGCTGATCGTGACGTACACCGGCGCGCCGGTGGGCGTGAATGTGCTCAACGGCGGGATCATCCTCGCCCTGATGAGCGTGCCCATCATCGTCTCCATCGGCGAAGACGCCCTTAAGGCTGTGCCCGACTCCTACGTCGAGGCGGCGCTGGCCCTGGGCGCCACCCGCTGGCAGCTCGTGTTCCGAGTGCTGCTGCCGGCGGCGCGCCACGGGTTGCTGGCCGCGGTGCTGCTCGGGGTGGGTCGCGCCATCGGCGAGACCATGGCCGTGCTCATGGCCACCGGCCACGCCGTGCAGATCCCCCACGGCATCCTGGACTCGGTCCGGACACTGACCGCCAACATCGCCGCCGAGCTCGGCGAAGCGCCCGCCGGCTCGGAGCACTACCAAGTGCTGTTCCTGACCGGCGTGCTGCTCTTTATCATCACGATGCTCGTCAACCTGGCGGCCGACCTGATCATCCGGGGCGCCCGCGCGAGGAAGTAGCCGACCATGAACCCGCCGCCCGTCATCCCTGTTTCGGCCCGCTTCACCCGGACGCCGCTCGTCGTCCGGAAAGAGCGGCAGCAGGCCGCGGTGCGACTGGTGCTGCTGGCCATGGCCGTGCTGATGGTGCTGCCGCTACTGGCCATCATCAGCCACCTGATCGTCCAGGCCTGGCCGGCGCTGAGCTGGGAATTCCTCGTGGACGTCCCCCGGCGCGGCATGACCGAGGGCGGGATCTGGCCGGCGCTCGTGGGCACCGTCTACCTGGTGGTCCTCTCGCTGGCCGTCTCGGCGCCCATCGGCGTGCTGGCCGCCATCTACCTCAACGAATACGCCCGCGACAACTGGTGCACCCGCGCCATCAACCTGGCGGTGATTTCGCTGGCCGGCGTCCCCAGCATCGTCCATGCCCTGTTCGGCCTGGGGGCGTTCGTCTACGCGGCCCGTTTCGGTTACTCGATCCTGGCCGCCTCGCTCACCCTGGCCATCATGACCCTGCCGGTGATCATCGCCAGCACCCGCGAGGCGCTGGCCGCGGTGCCCACCGCGTTCCGCGAGGCGTGCTGGAACGTGGGCGCCACCCGCTGGCAGACCATCCGGGCCATCGTGTTGCCGAACTCGATCAGCGGCATCCTCACCGGCGTGATCCTGCAGGTGAGCCGCGCCGCCGGCGAAACGGCGCCGATCCTGTTCACGGGCGCGGTCTTCTTCAAGGCGGTACAGCGCGGCGACCTGTTCCCGTACCGCCTCACCGACCAGTGCATGGCACTGTCAATGCATCTGTACACGGTCTCCACCCAGGTGCCCAACGTGCGGGAGGCCATTCCCTGGGCCACCGCCGTGGTTCTCCTCGGGGCGGTGTTGGCCGTCAACGCCGCGGCCATCGCCCTGCGGGTGTGGCTGCGGAACCGGAAGCGATGGTGACGGTCATGGACGCACCCACGCCCAAGATCGCGGTCCAGGACCTGAGCCTCGCCTACGGCGGCACCGAAGTGATTCACGGCATCACCTTCGACGTCCGCCCCAACGAGATTCTCGGGATCATCGGCCCGGCCCGCTCCGGCAAGACCTCGCTGCTGCGCTGCCTGAACCGCACCATCGACTTCATCGCCGGCGCCCGGGTCACCGGCGCGATCCGGATCGACGGCACGGACATCCGCGCCGTCCGCGACGTCCACGCGCTGCGCCGCACCATCGGCATGGTGGCGCCGCTGCCGGTGGGCCTGCCGCTCTCCATCTATGACAACGTCGCCTTCGCGCCCCGCTGCGCCGGACTGAGCCGCCGCGCAGAGCTCGACCCGCTTGTGGAGCGCTGCCTTCGGCAGGCGGCGCTCTGGGACGAGGTCAAGGACCGGCTGGACAGCCTCGGCACCGCCCTCTCCGGCGGGCAGCAGCAGCGCCTCACCATCGCCCGGGCGCTGTCGCACCAGCCGGAGATCCTGTGCCTCGACGAGTTTTCGATCGCCATCGACCCCGTCACCACCATGCGCATCGAGGACGTGCTGCGGGAGCTGCGGCGCGAGATCACCATCATCCTTGTCACCAATCTAACCCATCAGGCCCGGCGGCTCACCGACCGGACCATGTTCCTGTGGAACGGCCGGATCATCGAGCTCGACCGCTCGGACGTCATCTTCTCCAACCAGCCGAGCCGGAAGGAGACCTTGGAGTACGTCAATGGCATATTCGGTTGATCCGCCGACATCCGACATCCCCGCCGCCGCTCCCGCCGCCCCCGAAACGGACGCCGGGGAGGGCATCTGGACAGACAAGCTGAACCTCTGGTACGGCTCCTTCCAGGCCCTGCAAAACGTCTCCGTTCACTTCCGCCGCGGCCTGATCACCGGCCTCATCGGCCCCAGCGGCTGCGGTAAGACCACCCTGCTCCGCTGCTTCAACCGGATCAACGAGCGGTACCCCAACGTGCGGACCGCCGGCGAGATCCGCATTCTGGGCAAGAACATCTACGATCCGGACGTCTCGCTGGTGGAACTGCGCAAGGCGGTGGGCATGGTGTTCCAGCGCCCCAATCCGCTGCCGCTGTCCGTCTACGAGAATGTCGTCTTCGGCCTGCGCACCCACGTGCCCCGGCGCGAGCTCACCCGCCGCCTCATGGACGAGGAGGTAGAGCGGGCGCTCACCGAGGTGGGGCTGTGGCATCTCCTCAAGGACCGGTTGGGCGTCCGGGCCACCACGCTCCAGCTGGAGCAGCAGCAGAAGCTGTGCATCGCCCGGCTGCTGCCCCTCAAGCCCGAGGTCATCCTGATGGACGAGCCGTGTTCAGCCCTGGATGTGGAGGGGACCCGGGCCATCGAGGAGCTGATGTTCCAACTCCGCGGCCGTTACACCATCGTCATCGTCACCTACAACATGGCCCAGGCGCGCCGCACCAGCGACGAGTGTCTGTTCATGTTGCTTGGCGAGGTGATGGAGCACGCCCGCACCACCGACCTCTTCCTGAATCCCCGCAATCCCAAGACCGCCGAATACATCGAGGGCCGCTACGGCTAACCCGCCGGACCGATACCGCCGCCTTTGAATCTGTGACCCCACCGGATCCCTCGAAGATTATAATATGGACAATGGGATCGGCGGGAGGCGCTATGGGTTATCACCGCGCACACACATTCTGCGGATTGATTCTCACCGTCGCCCTGACGGCGGTCGGCTTCGGCCAAACGGGCAAGCCACCCCGGCCGCCGGTGCAGCCCTGCACCATCGAGGGGACCATCAAGCTGGCCAACAACGCCCAGATGATCAACCGCGCCGAGGTGGAGTTGTACCGGGAAGAAGAGCTGGTGGGCATGCGTATCGCCGATGCCTATGGCAATTTCCGCTTCGAGAAGATGTACCCGGGGCGGTACCGGGTCGTGGTGCGACTGGCCGGCTTTCGGCAAGAGGAAGAGTCCGTGGAACTCATCGGCCAGGGTGGCTTCACCCGCCGCATCATGATCCAGCTTGAGCCCGAAAAGAATTTTCCGTTGATCCCGCAAACGCCCACCGTCTCCATCGCCCAACTGGCCATCCCGGAGAAGGCGGACAAGGAGTATCGCAAGGGGAAGGACTGCTTGCGCCAGCGCAAGTACCCCGACGCCATCAAGCACTTCACCCGGGCGATCCAGATCCACTCCGCCTTTTCGCAAGCGTTCAATGACCTGGGGCTGTGCTACCGCGCCACCGGCGATGAGGGTAAGGCCGAGAAGACGTTCCACGACTGCCTGGACGCCGACCCGGCCAACATGTATGGCCGGATGAATCTGGCCGACCTGTACGCCGCCACCGGGCGTCTCAGCCAGGCGGTGCAACTGTTGGAGGAGACCATCCTGCTTCATCCGAAAAAGGGCGAGCCGCACATGGCCCTGGGCATGCTCTATTTCGACTCCGGGAACCTGGCGGCGGCCGAAGCGTCTTGCCGCAAGGCGGAAGGGCTGGCCGGCACGAGCGCCGACGTGCACCTGTTGCTCGCCAAGATCTACCACCAGCAGGGGCGTCTCGACCTCATCGTCCCGGAGCTCGAGGCATACCTGCTCAAGGATCCGAACGGCGCCTACGCTGAACAGGTCCGCGCCAATCTGGCCAAGATCAAAAAACCCTGAGTCACGCTATAATCGAACGTCTCATTCCCGACCATAAGGAGCGTCGCATGCTGTTCCCCGTGTACCGTACCTTGGCTGTCCTGGCGCTGGTTGTCGGCGGGCTGTCCGCCCTCGCGTCCGGAGAAGAATCCAACCGGTGGTTCGATCTCTACGGCCGAGCCGATGTTTCCTTTACCCGCCCCACAACGAGATGGACATGAACATCCGCGGAGTCGTCACCGACGAGGGGGTGAACTGGATGGGTGATTACTACCTCCGCTACAGCCTGGAGGCGGAGGTGTACGCCGAGCCCCGTGGATTCAATCGCGTCTTCGTGTTCGCCAAGCCGTTCCTGGCGATGGGGCACAACCAGCCCCAACAGGACTACACCGCCTCCGCCGAAGTCCGGGGCCTGCGGCTCCAGTGGGGCGCCGGCGTGCACCTGACAGACTATCTGGACCTCATGCTCCAGACGCACAAGTGGTACATTTTCGGCGACGGTAAGGACGCCTGGACCGCCGAGGGCCCGGGTGGCCAGTGGACGGCCGTCACCCTGCGCTGCCGCTTCGACACCCGGCAGCGGCGTTGAGCCGGCGGCGATGCATGCGATCAGGGTGCTACCAGGGGATGCGATAGAACCGCCACCAGGTCATCCCGGACTCGCACTCCTGAAAAACTCCCGGGCTTGGGCCGGTTGACTGACCGCCCCGCTGTTCTTCTCATCAAATGGCGGCACTTCTGCGGTCGTTTCAAGTTTTTCAGAATTTTAGGCCGGATTGACCAATCATTTTCTAACCATTTTATGTATAATCTAAATGCAAATTCTGCATAAATGGAGACCCACATGGTGCAAGCGCGCCGGTTGACCGCGGCGGATCGGGAGATGTTCCGCCTGGTGGAGCGGGCGGTGTTCGCCAACCCGTTCAGCGCGGAACGAATCGAGGTGGATCGGGCTCTGGCCGGAACGTCCGCCGGCGCAGCCGGTGCCGACGTCGTGGAAAGCGGCATCGCGCGGGTGCACGCGCGTCTGGAGCGACTGGAAGCCACGGCACCCGTCCACCTGGACGACTTTGGCTCCGCCGACCGGCCGCTCGTCGAAGCCGCCCTTCTCTTCGACTTCTTCTACCGGCACCAGGAGCCATTCGACGACCACATCCGCCGTCAGCTCGCCTCGGGCGATGCGCCGCTGGCGGTTCCGTTCGCCCGGGCCGCCCTGGCAGAGCTCCAGCGCCGCGGGTTTTCCGCCGCCGACGCCGGCCGTTACCTGGCGCTCTGCTTTCAACTGCGCCGCGCCTTCTACTTCATCCACGAAGCGCTGCTGGGAGAAAGCCCGTGCATGGGCCGGTTGCGACGCGAGCTGTGGAACAACGTGTTCACCTGCGATCTGGGACTCTACGGCCGCTGGCTGTGGCAACGGATGGAGGACTTTTCCACCCTGCTGCTCGGCGAGACGGGCACCGGCAAGGGCACTGCCGCGGCGGCCATCGGCCGATCCGGCTTCATCCCGTTCGACCCGCGCCGCGGGGCGTTCGTCGAGAGCTTCACCCGGTCGTTCACGGCACTGAATCTCTCGCAGTTCGCCGAGGGGCTCATCGAGTCGGAATTGTTCGGGCACCGCAAGGGTGCGTTCACCGGCGCGGTGGAGGACCACCGGGGCGCCCTGGCAATCTGCAGCCCACATGGCGCGGTCTTCCTCGACGAGATCGGCGATGTGCCGGCCACCATTCAAATCAAGCTGCTCCAGGTGCTCCAGGAGCGAACGTTCACACCCGTGGGGAGCCACGCCCGCGAGCGGTTCGCCGGACGGATCATCGCCGCCACCAACCGCCCGCTGCCGGAGCTGCTGGCCGGCGACCGCTTCCGGGCTGATTTTTACTACCGTCTCTGCTCCGACACCATCGTGGTGCCGCCGCTCCGGCAGCGTCTGGCCGAGGAGCCGCAGGAGCTGGCGACGCTGGTGGCGGCCACCGTGGCGCGGCTGCTGGGCCAGCCCGCGCCCGAGCCTGTCGCGGTGGTCCTGGCAGCGATCCGCGAGAGCCCGGGCCCTGATTACGGCTGGCCCGGCAACGTCCGGGAACTGGAACAATGCGTGCGGCGCGTCCTGCTCAAGCGACGGTATGACGGTGTGCCGGCCGTGCCGGCCGGCGACGCCGCTCTACAGCTGGCTGCGGCCATGCGCGACGGCCGACTCTCCGCCCGGGAGCTGCTGGGCGGGTACGCCCGGCTCCTCCACGAGCGCCTCGGGTCGTACGGCGAGGTGGCCCGCCGCCTGGATCTCGACTGGCGGACGGTGAAGAAATATCTGGCGGATACTCCGGCGGCGGCGGTGCGGGGTGATGCGTAACGTCGAATCGCCGAGGCGCTGAGACGCGGAGAAGGAGTATCCGGAACAGGTCCAGGCCCGCTCGTGCTCTGCGTCTCAACGGCTCGGCCGCTCAATCAAACAGGGATTACCGAGTGCTCACTTTCTGTGCTTGAACGGGCGATCGACGCCGCCACGGCGGAGTTCCTGTTCCGGGATCTGCCCCGACATGATGAGTTCGGCCACGGGACCGCGGCCGACGTAGCGCGCCAGCGCCGGCGGCGGCGGCGGGTGCGTCTCGCCGCGCTTCGACAGACGGTCCTGGCGCGGCTGCTCCTCGCCGCCGGTGGTGCGGTCCCGGCGGGCGACCCGGCCGCCGGTTCTGTTCTGACCGCTGCGTTCCGACTGGCTCTGATGTTTCGACTGGCTCCCTTGGCCGGTTCGATCCCGTTGCCCGGCCTGGGCGCGGCGCTCCGCCTTGGCGCGGGCGCGGGCCCGGTCCTCGGACTTGCGGGCGCGGATGGCGGCGATGCGGTCGGCCAGCGGCACTTCGAACCGCCCCTGGGCCGGTTGCTGGTAATCGAACTCCGCCACCCGCTCGCGGTAGATCTTGCGGCCGATGCCGCGTTCGACATCGCGCAGGCCGTCCTCCTCATCGGGCGCCACCAGGGTGTAGGCGCAGCCGACGGCGTCGGCCCGGGCGGTGCGACCCACCCGATGGATGTAATCCTCGGCCGAGCCGGGCACGTCGAAGTTCACC
This genomic interval carries:
- a CDS encoding translational GTPase TypA — translated: PGRDGMEVAGRGILHLAVLMETMRREGYEFQVGRPQVILRQEESRVLEPVEHAVVEVPAEYAGKVIELFGGRGGEMTEMVQGPEGVHLEFKISTRGLMGLRTRLLNATRGEATLHHRFLDYGTHRGDVGARPNGSMIAMSTDKAAAYALNGLQPRGRLFVGPGEMCYEGMIVGEHAKDNDLVVNVARAKQQTNMRASTADKAILLAPPATFTLEEALEYIEDDELVEITPQNIRLRKRLLDENDRKKARSQRSAEAASVPSRREPIPA
- a CDS encoding phosphate ABC transporter ATP-binding protein: MVTVMDAPTPKIAVQDLSLAYGGTEVIHGITFDVRPNEILGIIGPARSGKTSLLRCLNRTIDFIAGARVTGAIRIDGTDIRAVRDVHALRRTIGMVAPLPVGLPLSIYDNVAFAPRCAGLSRRAELDPLVERCLRQAALWDEVKDRLDSLGTALSGGQQQRLTIARALSHQPEILCLDEFSIAIDPVTTMRIEDVLRELRREITIILVTNLTHQARRLTDRTMFLWNGRIIELDRSDVIFSNQPSRKETLEYVNGIFG
- a CDS encoding sigma-54-dependent Fis family transcriptional regulator, coding for MVQARRLTAADREMFRLVERAVFANPFSAERIEVDRALAGTSAGAAGADVVESGIARVHARLERLEATAPVHLDDFGSADRPLVEAALLFDFFYRHQEPFDDHIRRQLASGDAPLAVPFARAALAELQRRGFSAADAGRYLALCFQLRRAFYFIHEALLGESPCMGRLRRELWNNVFTCDLGLYGRWLWQRMEDFSTLLLGETGTGKGTAAAAIGRSGFIPFDPRRGAFVESFTRSFTALNLSQFAEGLIESELFGHRKGAFTGAVEDHRGALAICSPHGAVFLDEIGDVPATIQIKLLQVLQERTFTPVGSHARERFAGRIIAATNRPLPELLAGDRFRADFYYRLCSDTIVVPPLRQRLAEEPQELATLVAATVARLLGQPAPEPVAVVLAAIRESPGPDYGWPGNVRELEQCVRRVLLKRRYDGVPAVPAGDAALQLAAAMRDGRLSARELLGGYARLLHERLGSYGEVARRLDLDWRTVKKYLADTPAAAVRGDA
- the pstC gene encoding phosphate ABC transporter permease subunit PstC; this translates as MAPTSSTGAAAPPRPIRSRRAVWGERGIELLIYASGMSAIVFILAILFFIFREAAPVLFSDRFSLTQFLFSTEWYPTSVSNVRYGTLALSAGTLAVTVLAMVLAVPFGVGGAVFLSQFCGPRLRETLKIIIELLAAIPSVVWGFIGLTVMSRLIVTYTGAPVGVNVLNGGIILALMSVPIIVSIGEDALKAVPDSYVEAALALGATRWQLVFRVLLPAARHGLLAAVLLGVGRAIGETMAVLMATGHAVQIPHGILDSVRTLTANIAAELGEAPAGSEHYQVLFLTGVLLFIITMLVNLAADLIIRGARARK
- the pstA gene encoding phosphate ABC transporter permease PstA, which gives rise to MNPPPVIPVSARFTRTPLVVRKERQQAAVRLVLLAMAVLMVLPLLAIISHLIVQAWPALSWEFLVDVPRRGMTEGGIWPALVGTVYLVVLSLAVSAPIGVLAAIYLNEYARDNWCTRAINLAVISLAGVPSIVHALFGLGAFVYAARFGYSILAASLTLAIMTLPVIIASTREALAAVPTAFREACWNVGATRWQTIRAIVLPNSISGILTGVILQVSRAAGETAPILFTGAVFFKAVQRGDLFPYRLTDQCMALSMHLYTVSTQVPNVREAIPWATAVVLLGAVLAVNAAAIALRVWLRNRKRW
- a CDS encoding tetratricopeptide repeat protein, whose protein sequence is MGYHRAHTFCGLILTVALTAVGFGQTGKPPRPPVQPCTIEGTIKLANNAQMINRAEVELYREEELVGMRIADAYGNFRFEKMYPGRYRVVVRLAGFRQEEESVELIGQGGFTRRIMIQLEPEKNFPLIPQTPTVSIAQLAIPEKADKEYRKGKDCLRQRKYPDAIKHFTRAIQIHSAFSQAFNDLGLCYRATGDEGKAEKTFHDCLDADPANMYGRMNLADLYAATGRLSQAVQLLEETILLHPKKGEPHMALGMLYFDSGNLAAAEASCRKAEGLAGTSADVHLLLAKIYHQQGRLDLIVPELEAYLLKDPNGAYAEQVRANLAKIKKP
- a CDS encoding phosphate ABC transporter substrate-binding protein, which produces MGQPVSGTRLDHLTRTITAAALLAAIAVLAACGGGAGGPQPQTTTIQNKGSDTMVNVAQAWAEAYKRAAPAVDVEVSGGGSGVGIAALIRGTVDIATSSRNMKPEEIEQARRNTGQTPKEIIVGYDALAVYVHRSNPLEAISTEQLAEIFGEGGATVNWAQLGVAIPGVTDDTIVRVSRQSSSGTYEFFRDHVLGKRDFKLGSRDMNGSKEVVELIGSTPTAIGYSGMGYATPAVKMLRISAQTGGEAFPPSVENTLNKTYPLARSLQLYTLGEPQGAVKAYIDWILSDAGQQILAESGYVPLPPEQRHP
- the phoU gene encoding phosphate signaling complex protein PhoU, which codes for MAGNLEQSLQRDIDRIRERITEMSQRVGRALRDAVKALETRNHQMAYAVILRDQYIDEQEKEIDRLILEFILRQQPVAGHLRFAYSAIKINADLERVGDYAESIARQALKFDQPLPESIQGRILELADMAIPMLHDAIRAFTGQDTNVAKRTIEVEDTVDALRSRQLSELVKLHHDGQITYETLDPLAAVVRRLERVSDQARDICMEVLYMCTGEYAKHPGSDVFRVLFVDQHNSCRSRLAEAVAQALGLPDFTFSSAGLEPHPIDPTTAAFMAGKGFDLSHSPPKAIYQVPNLDHYQVIVILAPESKKAFPEQPQKVVYLDWSVDDPSKATGTPEQIQAAYERTYQFIQQHVHDLVQAILGRNQTESK
- a CDS encoding phosphate ABC transporter ATP-binding protein — its product is MAYSVDPPTSDIPAAAPAAPETDAGEGIWTDKLNLWYGSFQALQNVSVHFRRGLITGLIGPSGCGKTTLLRCFNRINERYPNVRTAGEIRILGKNIYDPDVSLVELRKAVGMVFQRPNPLPLSVYENVVFGLRTHVPRRELTRRLMDEEVERALTEVGLWHLLKDRLGVRATTLQLEQQQKLCIARLLPLKPEVILMDEPCSALDVEGTRAIEELMFQLRGRYTIVIVTYNMAQARRTSDECLFMLLGEVMEHARTTDLFLNPRNPKTAEYIEGRYG